The sequence GGAATTACGAAGATGGATTCAAGGTGATTTGCGAAATGTTAAATTAGACCGTGAATCAATTGCGGCTAATCTTGAAGAAGTCATTGTCAATATTGAATATGAATTAGCACATAAAATGAATGATTTATATGATGCCAAAAAGCTAATTAGTAAATTTAAAGGTTTAGAAAATAAAATATTATTTAAAAAATATGTTGAAGGAAAAACGTTAACTGAAGCTGCTTATGAGCTAGGATATACACCAGGATATATTTACAACAAACATGCTCAAATTATTAAAATGATTGATTTTGCACTTCACATAAACTTAACTTAAGCTTGTGCCATAGAAAGTATTGAAAATCCGATTTATATTAATAGCATAGAATTCTATCAAAAAAAGACATCATCACGACTTATTGAGATGGTGTCTTTTTAAATATAAAAATACAACAACCTATCTTCCTTGTTGACATATGTAAATATAAGTGTTAAAATAAGGATATACAAAGAAGGGAGGTGTAAGGGTGGATGTGATAGAACTTATTAGAAATCTCGTTCTAATAGCGGCAGGACTAGTTAGTATCTATAAGGACTTGACGTTAATCAGAGAGAAGAAGAACGAGAAAAAGAAAAAGCGCTCCACGAAGAAGCGCAAGTAACCATAACAGGGAGAACAATCTCCCTGACCATAATAACAGTATATCACATTCTCCCTAAAATTATGAAAAAATTCATGAGTGCCTTTTCAAGTTCGGACGGTTTGCTTATTATTATTTTCTTTTTGTTCTTAGCTGATTTAGATTTCAGTAGCATGACGGTATTAAGCTGGATTACTTTAGTAACATTATCAATCGCAATGGTGGTGATCGTGTGGAAAGCAATCTACATGGGCAAGAATTGATATTCAAAACCGTTGATGAGTTTAAGGCTTACATTGCAAACGAGGTAGTGAATACTGCAGAAGCATCTGAAATATTAGAATGTTCGAGGCAGAATATTAGCCAACTTGTTAAGTATGGCACACTTGTACCAATTAAGGCATTTGCTAGGGATTCGATTTTTTTAAGAAGCGAGATTGAACAACATAAATTGAAGATGAGGAAGAAGTGATGGCGTCACCAATAGAGGTGGTGCTTTTTTATTGGTGGTGTGAATATGAAGCAATACAAAACATACGAACAAAAAAGGACTTTCTACAAGAGTTCAGGCTGGGAAAAACTAAGACAGGAAGCTTTGAAACGCGACAACTATGAATGCAAAGAATGTAAGCGTCTTGGTCATGTACATGTTGACTCGAAAAAAATAGATGGTGAGCGCAAGTCAATTGAGTTGAACGTTGACCATATCAAAGAGATTGAAACTCATCCGGAGTTAGCTCTCGAACTTGATAATCTACAGACGCTGTGTATTCGTCACCACAATGAGAAGCATGGTCGATTTTCTAAAAAAGAAAACAAATGGACTCATGACGAAAGATGGTAGGTACCCCCCGTCAAAAAATTTTGTGAAAATGAAAAACCATGGGGACCGTAGGTGGGGTCAACTCTCTGAAAATATTTAAAATAAGACATTCACATTAGGGGGATGTATAGTGGGGAGGGGCAAATGAGAAAGGTAAATCTAGCAAAACTGAAAAAGCAATTATTAGCACGAATTGATACTGAAGATTTATTGGAAGTGAAAAAAGTAAATGATTTAATTCGTCTGCATGAATTGGATGCAGCGTGCGATGAAGCAATTGCACGTGATGGTGTAAGTATTGTCATCGAGAACGGTTCACAGAAATTTATAAAGAGTCATCCCAGTATGAATGAAAAAATGAAAATTAATGCTCAAAAAATCGCACTGGAGAAATCAATAAAATTTAAATTAAAGGCGGCCCCTGCCCCAGCAGCATCTTCTGTGAAAAGTAAACCGAAACGTGGTAGTTTACTTTGATTAGTTATCCATACATCGAAGAATATATTCACCAGTGGCGAGAAGGTAAAATTATTTTAAATAAGCGACGGATAAAACTACTTGAATTGATAGGGCGAGACATATTAACTGCCGATGACATGTATTTTGATAGTGAGCAAATTGAGAATTATATTGCTTTTACCGAGAAGTATTATTTTCCACTCACACTAACACAAAAATTCAAAACTTGTTTCATTTTCCTATATTACAAAGACGGCTCTTTGGTATTCGATGAACATTTAGACTATGAAGGTCGTGGCGGTGGTAAGACTGGACGTATTTCTACACTAGCAAATTATTTCATTAGCGAGTTGCATGGTATTGATAATTATAATGTATCTGTTGTGGCAAACAGTGAAAAACAAGCTAAAATGTCCTTTACAGAAGTTTTTAACACGATTGATAAAGACGACAGAATGAAAGAACATTTTTATCACAAAAAGGCATTAATTGAGTCTCGTATCACAAAATCAGTGTTTCAATATCATACGTCCAATGCAAATACAAAAGATGGTTTGCGTGATGGCTGTGTAATTTTTGAGGAAATTCATCAATATGAAAATTCCTCCACAGTTGATGTGTTTACCTCTGGTCTAGGTAAAGTATCAAATCCAAGAATCTTTTATGTTGGTTCGGATGGTTACGTTCGTGAAGGCTTTTTAGATAAATTGCTAGAACGAGCTGACAATATTCTAGACGGCCATGTAAGTATTCGTGAAGATGGATTATTTCCGTTCATGTGCTGTTTGGATGAAGAGGAAGAAATGCATAATTCGGAAATGTGGCAGAAAGCAAATTCGCAATTTCATCCACCATTAACAAGTTATGCGAAAACGCTGCTAAGAACTGTGATGAAACAGTATAACAAGTTAGAACATAATCCAGACGGTTATGAAGAGTTTGTTACAAAACGTATGAACTTACCAAAAGTAAATTTAGAGAAAAGTGTAACGTCATGGAAAAAAATCAAGGCGACAAATCAAGATTATGATTTAGAGGAATTAAGAAAACGTGAATGTATTGGCTCATTAGACTATGCTTCCGTTCGCGACTTCGTTTCAATGGGATTGTTATTTTTAAGAAATGACAATTTCTTTATACCTAGAGAACTGACACATTCGTATGTTTGCAAGCCATTTGCGGACAAGCATTATGCGTATAGTAAGAAAAAGGCTGAAAACAACAATAAGAAGGACCATCGTAAATTCGCACCGATACGCGAATGGGAAAACGATGGTCTTTTGTCTGTCCTAGACATTGAAACGATGGATCCGCACTTTGTTGTTAAATGGTTTGTCGATAGGCGAGATGAAGGTTGGAACATTAAAAAGATTATTGGGGATAACTTCAAAATGGATATTCTTAGACCATTATTTGAAGCTGCTGGCTTTGAAGTTGAAGTTATACGGAACCCAGATGCTGCAAGTGGATTGTTAGCTCCACGTATCGAAATAGCTTTCGAGAATGAACAGGTCATATTTGGCGATAACCCTCTTATGCGATGGTACACAAATAATGTCCTAGTTAAGCGACTTCCTAACGGCAATAAGGTTTATCGAAAGAAGGAAGAAGTAAAACGAAAGACGGATGGTTTCATGATGTTTCTTTATGGTGTGTGGGCATCAAGAGATTTGGATGATTATGATGTTTCGGATGCGTTAGATGCATTGGATGCACTCAATTTTTAGGGGAGGGGGTGAACATGTGAAATGGGATTTTTAGACACTGTATTAAGGCGAAACAAAGAATTAGATTCAATGTTTGATTTAGATTTATTTTCTGAACAAGTACCACATCGAGCTTACTTAAAAAATATGGCATTACAGACTTGTATAAATTTTATTAGTCGTACTATTAGCCAGTCTGATTTTAGATTTATGCAAAACGGAAAGCGCGAGTTAAACGATTGGCATTATCTTTTAAACGTCCGACCAAATACAGATCAGTCAGCTTCTGATTTTTGGCAGAGGTTTATTTATGAATTAATTAACGAGAATGAGGTCCTAGTCATCTTA is a genomic window of Bacillus sp. (in: firmicutes) containing:
- a CDS encoding DNA-binding protein; amino-acid sequence: MIFKTVDEFKAYIANEVVNTAEASEILECSRQNISQLVKYGTLVPIKAFARDSIFLRSEIEQHKLKMRKK
- a CDS encoding HNH endonuclease, which encodes MKQYKTYEQKRTFYKSSGWEKLRQEALKRDNYECKECKRLGHVHVDSKKIDGERKSIELNVDHIKEIETHPELALELDNLQTLCIRHHNEKHGRFSKKENKWTHDERW
- a CDS encoding terminase: MRKVNLAKLKKQLLARIDTEDLLEVKKVNDLIRLHELDAACDEAIARDGVSIVIENGSQKFIKSHPSMNEKMKINAQKIALEKSIKFKLKAAPAPAASSVKSKPKRGSLL
- a CDS encoding terminase large subunit; translated protein: MISYPYIEEYIHQWREGKIILNKRRIKLLELIGRDILTADDMYFDSEQIENYIAFTEKYYFPLTLTQKFKTCFIFLYYKDGSLVFDEHLDYEGRGGGKTGRISTLANYFISELHGIDNYNVSVVANSEKQAKMSFTEVFNTIDKDDRMKEHFYHKKALIESRITKSVFQYHTSNANTKDGLRDGCVIFEEIHQYENSSTVDVFTSGLGKVSNPRIFYVGSDGYVREGFLDKLLERADNILDGHVSIREDGLFPFMCCLDEEEEMHNSEMWQKANSQFHPPLTSYAKTLLRTVMKQYNKLEHNPDGYEEFVTKRMNLPKVNLEKSVTSWKKIKATNQDYDLEELRKRECIGSLDYASVRDFVSMGLLFLRNDNFFIPRELTHSYVCKPFADKHYAYSKKKAENNNKKDHRKFAPIREWENDGLLSVLDIETMDPHFVVKWFVDRRDEGWNIKKIIGDNFKMDILRPLFEAAGFEVEVIRNPDAASGLLAPRIEIAFENEQVIFGDNPLMRWYTNNVLVKRLPNGNKVYRKKEEVKRKTDGFMMFLYGVWASRDLDDYDVSDALDALDALNF